The stretch of DNA GCGACGCCATGAAAGTCGTTCTTCTGGAATCGGTCGCTAATTTAGGCGTGGTCGGCGACGTAGTGAACGTACGCCCCGGCTACGCGCGCAATCTGCTATTGCCGAAGAAGAAAGCCTTGATGGCGAATTCCCGGAATTTAAAGCATGTGGGCCACCAAAAAATGGTGCTGGACCACAAACTCAAACGAGTTCGCGAACAGTCGGAAGAGGTTCGAAAGACTCTGGAAGGCAAAGGGGTTTCGATTCGCAAGAAGGCGGGTGAACATGGAAAACTGTTCGGCTCCGTCACCACGTCAGATGTGGAAGAAGCGCTCCGAGCGGCCGGCGTGATCGTTCATCGCAAGTTCATTCACCTCGACGAGCCGATCAAGAACACCGGGAAGTACGACGTTCCGGTGAAGCTGGACGGCGGCCTCGAGGCCAAGATCAAAGTCGAGGTTGTGGCCGAGGAAAAATAATGGCTTCAGCGGAGTTTGGCCGAACGAGAGTCCCGCCCCAAAACATTGAGGCCGAACAATCCGTTTTGGGCGCGGTTTTGCTCGACAACCAAGCCGCCCACGAGGTTACCGAAATCCTCCGGCCGGAGGATTTCTACAAGGAAAGTCACCGGGAAATATTCGCGGCTACGCTCGCGCTGCTCGACCGTAACGAACCCGCCGATCTCGTCACGCTGACCAACGAACTCAAAAAGGAGGGCAAGCTCGACCGACTCGGCGGGGCCGCTTACATGGCTTCTCTTGTGGAAGCGGTTCCGACGGCGGCCAATGTGATGCACTACGCCCGTATCGTGAAAGAAAAGGCCGTACTTCGGGACATCATCTCCGCCGCGACGGAGATCGCGACCGGCGGCTACGAGGAAAAGGACATCGAAGAATACCTCGACGAAGCGGAAACCAAGATCTTCAGGATCTCCGAACGGCGACTATCCGGCGCTCTCTTGCCGATTTCGTCCGTAATTAAAGAATCGTTCCGACAGATCGAAGAAAATTACGAGCGGAAGCAATTAATCACCGGCTTGTCGACCGGTTTTCGCGACCTGGATAAACTGACGGCGGGCTTGCAGGGCTCCGACCTCGTTATCGTCGCGGGTCGGCCGTCGATGGGGAAGACGTCGTTTTGCCTGAACATCGCGCAACATGCGGCTATGATTTCGAAAATGCCGGTCGCGGTATTCTCTTTGGAGATGGCGCGGCACCAGCTGGCCCAGCGGCTATTATGCTCGCTCGCTCGCATCGATTCATCGCGCCTTCGCACAGGGATCATCGATGAAGAGGAGTGGATGCGGTTGACCCAAGCGGCGGGGGAACTGTCGGAATCGCCGATTTATATCGACGACACGCCCCAAGTCACCGTTTTGGAGATGCGGGCCAAGGCGAGGCGGCTGAAGGCCGCGCGGGGACTCGGCCTGGTGGTCGTGGATTACATTCAATTGATGACTTCCCGCGGGAAGTATGAGAATCGCGAACGTGAGATCTCGGAGATCTCCCGATCGCTCAAGGCGATGGCCAAAGAACTGAACGTGCCCGTCCTCGCGTTGTCGCAGCTCAATCGAGGCGTGGAGAATCGAACCGACAAGCGGCCGCAGATGTCAGATCTTCGAGAGTCCGGCGCGATCGAACAAGATGCCGATATCGTCGGATTTATCTACCGCGACGAAGTGTACAACAAAGAAAGCCCCGATCGCGGGATTGCGGAATTTATCGTCGCGAAACATCGAAACGGTCCGATCGGTGTAACGAAATTAGCCTTCCTCGCTCAATACACCAGGTTCGAAAATCTAGCGTTTGAATATCCCGGCGCCGCGATGGAAACCGCCCACGCCTGACGTCGGAGCCTGCGAGAGACGCGATCCATCGATAGAATGCTCTGCAATTCAAACGTTGGTGCAGGACTTTGTCGTGGAAGGCGACGCTCGATCGTTTCACGTACTCAACGCCGTGTCGCCGGCGTTCACCTGCGCCTTTCCAATGGCAAGAATTATCGTGGATCGGGTGGAGGCCAAGCGTGCCGCGAGCTCCGAGGTGTAGGGTAGGTTGAAGACTATGTCGTCAGATTGTACTGGCCCATTTTGCGTCGAAGCGTATTTCGGTTGATTCCCAACAGCTCGGCCGCTCGAACCCGATTTCCTTTGGTCTCGGCGAGGACCAATTTGAGCAGAGGTTTTTCCACGTGCTGGACAATCAGGGGATGGAGATCCTTCAAATGATCGATCCCAAACCTGCGAAACAGACTTTGAAGACGCTCTTCAA from Bdellovibrionota bacterium encodes:
- the rplI gene encoding 50S ribosomal protein L9 — protein: MKVVLLESVANLGVVGDVVNVRPGYARNLLLPKKKALMANSRNLKHVGHQKMVLDHKLKRVREQSEEVRKTLEGKGVSIRKKAGEHGKLFGSVTTSDVEEALRAAGVIVHRKFIHLDEPIKNTGKYDVPVKLDGGLEAKIKVEVVAEEK
- the dnaB gene encoding replicative DNA helicase; the protein is MASAEFGRTRVPPQNIEAEQSVLGAVLLDNQAAHEVTEILRPEDFYKESHREIFAATLALLDRNEPADLVTLTNELKKEGKLDRLGGAAYMASLVEAVPTAANVMHYARIVKEKAVLRDIISAATEIATGGYEEKDIEEYLDEAETKIFRISERRLSGALLPISSVIKESFRQIEENYERKQLITGLSTGFRDLDKLTAGLQGSDLVIVAGRPSMGKTSFCLNIAQHAAMISKMPVAVFSLEMARHQLAQRLLCSLARIDSSRLRTGIIDEEEWMRLTQAAGELSESPIYIDDTPQVTVLEMRAKARRLKAARGLGLVVVDYIQLMTSRGKYENREREISEISRSLKAMAKELNVPVLALSQLNRGVENRTDKRPQMSDLRESGAIEQDADIVGFIYRDEVYNKESPDRGIAEFIVAKHRNGPIGVTKLAFLAQYTRFENLAFEYPGAAMETAHA